A genome region from Gemmatimonadota bacterium includes the following:
- a CDS encoding TolC family protein: MMERRRSFALPARRALPARRALSTAVAMLVALALTAASARAQRPLTLQQSIDLAQRQGLQARAAESSRDAARRRDRAFTARRLPQLSLAGDLPVYNRSIIEVLQPDGSTEFRAQRQTNAALNLQMSQRLPVTGGSFFISSALSRLEVNGERDIRNYSSTPLSVGIRQDILRPNAFKWDGREQDLRSEAAERQYLEAREDVAIAVTQSFFDLYTARLDLQNATRNAAVNDTLYTLNKGRFEVGKIGENDLLQSELALLRARNAVDGARLTYDRAMAAFRLAINAAPGATVDIEVTGDIPQLTADTAMAVQQALRNRAQSLELELQDVQARRRINEARLNNGIGATLLAAVGLNQSAGDVNAAYRDLLNQQRFSLALQMPIVQWGARSNDIQAARADQDRVTATGRAAREQLIQDAHFAALQLEQSRRQLALSAKADTVAAKRFEVAYNRYVIGRIDMDNLYLAQNEKNQALAQYLQSLRGYWLAYYRLRRVTLYDFASASVIR, encoded by the coding sequence ATGATGGAGCGCCGTCGCTCGTTCGCCCTTCCCGCGCGTCGCGCGCTTCCCGCGCGTCGCGCGCTGTCCACCGCGGTCGCGATGCTCGTGGCGTTGGCCCTCACGGCCGCATCCGCGCGCGCGCAGCGCCCGCTCACGTTGCAGCAGTCGATCGACCTCGCCCAGCGACAAGGGCTGCAAGCGCGCGCCGCCGAGAGCTCGCGCGATGCGGCTCGTCGACGCGACCGGGCCTTCACCGCGCGCCGCCTCCCGCAATTGTCGCTGGCGGGAGATCTTCCGGTCTACAACCGCTCAATCATCGAGGTGCTGCAGCCCGACGGGAGCACGGAGTTTCGCGCGCAGCGGCAGACCAACGCCGCGCTCAACCTGCAGATGTCGCAGCGCCTCCCGGTCACCGGAGGGAGCTTCTTCATCTCGTCGGCTCTGTCGCGCCTCGAAGTCAACGGAGAGCGCGACATCCGCAACTACTCGTCGACGCCGCTCTCGGTCGGGATCCGGCAGGACATCCTTCGCCCCAACGCCTTTAAGTGGGACGGGCGCGAGCAGGACCTGCGCTCCGAAGCCGCCGAGCGGCAGTATCTCGAGGCGCGGGAGGATGTGGCGATCGCGGTGACGCAGTCGTTCTTCGACCTCTACACGGCGCGGCTCGACCTGCAGAACGCCACGCGCAACGCAGCGGTCAACGACACGCTCTACACGCTCAACAAGGGGCGATTCGAAGTCGGCAAGATCGGCGAGAACGACCTGCTGCAGAGCGAGCTGGCCCTGCTGCGGGCGCGCAACGCGGTGGACGGCGCGCGCCTCACCTACGATCGCGCCATGGCCGCCTTCCGGCTGGCGATCAACGCGGCGCCAGGTGCAACGGTCGACATCGAAGTGACGGGCGACATTCCCCAGCTGACCGCCGACACCGCGATGGCGGTCCAGCAAGCGCTGCGCAACCGGGCGCAGTCGCTCGAGCTCGAGTTGCAGGACGTGCAGGCGCGGCGCCGCATCAACGAGGCGCGCCTCAACAACGGGATCGGCGCAACGCTGCTGGCCGCGGTGGGGCTCAACCAGTCGGCGGGCGACGTCAATGCCGCCTATCGCGACCTGCTCAACCAGCAGCGCTTCTCGCTCGCCCTGCAGATGCCGATCGTGCAGTGGGGGGCGCGCAGCAACGACATCCAGGCGGCGCGCGCCGACCAGGACCGGGTGACCGCGACGGGGCGCGCCGCGCGCGAGCAGCTCATCCAGGACGCGCACTTCGCCGCGTTGCAGCTGGAGCAGTCGCGCCGCCAGCTCGCCCTCTCGGCCAAGGCAGACACCGTGGCCGCCAAGCGCTTCGAGGTGGCCTACAACCGCTACGTCATCGGCCGCATCGACATGGACAACCTGTACCTCGCCCAGAACGAGAAGAACCAGGCGCTGGCGCAGTATCTCCAGTCGTTGCGCGGCTATTGGCTGGCGTACTACCGGTTGCGGCGCGTGACGCTGTACGACTTCGCCAGCGCGTCCGTCATTCGGTAG
- a CDS encoding ABC transporter permease, whose amino-acid sequence MRTAIEAVGHNKLRAGLTSLGILFGVASVIAMLAIGKGAEQEILEQMRLLGSNNIVITPIVKQKEEEAKDEGAKEPKRYSPGLTVRDAEAIARVLPEVETTSAEVVLNTLITREGRRRSGKVVGVDTTYFRLTNLALAAGAWFAPVQVQRGRPVAIIGHGVRTRFFTTEDPIGKPIKVGDNWLTVVGVLADRKVNEQNSQRLGIRDANMDVYVPLHTMLLRYRDRAQLTQAEMELASREFDGPPGEQVEEDPETRAERTNYHQLDKIVVRVREATMVPPVADVVRRMLERRHNSVVDFEITIPELLLKQEQRTKTIFNVVLGAIASISLIVGGIGIMNIMLASVLERIREIGVRRAMGATQKDILAQFLSEAVLISVVGGVAGILVGGGISIGIEQFAGIRTIVSTLSVIVAFGVSFTVGIIFGIVPAHRAAQQDPVVCLRYE is encoded by the coding sequence ATGCGCACGGCGATCGAGGCGGTCGGGCACAACAAACTGCGCGCCGGGCTCACGTCGCTCGGCATCCTCTTCGGCGTGGCGTCGGTCATCGCGATGCTGGCGATCGGGAAGGGGGCCGAGCAGGAGATCCTCGAGCAGATGCGCCTGTTGGGCTCCAACAACATCGTCATCACGCCGATCGTGAAGCAGAAGGAAGAAGAGGCGAAGGACGAGGGGGCGAAGGAACCGAAGCGGTACTCTCCGGGGCTCACGGTGCGCGACGCCGAGGCGATCGCGCGCGTCCTCCCCGAGGTCGAGACGACGAGCGCCGAAGTCGTCCTCAATACACTCATCACGCGCGAAGGGCGCCGCCGCTCGGGGAAGGTGGTCGGTGTCGACACCACCTACTTCCGCCTGACGAATCTCGCCCTCGCGGCCGGCGCGTGGTTCGCCCCGGTGCAGGTGCAACGCGGGCGCCCGGTGGCGATCATCGGTCACGGGGTCCGCACTCGCTTCTTCACTACCGAGGACCCGATCGGAAAGCCGATCAAGGTGGGCGACAACTGGCTCACCGTCGTCGGCGTCCTCGCCGACCGCAAGGTGAACGAACAGAACTCGCAGCGCCTGGGGATCCGCGACGCCAACATGGACGTCTATGTCCCGCTGCATACGATGCTCCTCCGCTATCGTGACCGCGCGCAACTCACGCAGGCGGAGATGGAGTTGGCGTCGCGGGAGTTCGACGGGCCGCCGGGTGAGCAGGTCGAGGAAGACCCCGAGACGCGCGCCGAGCGCACCAACTATCACCAGCTCGACAAGATCGTGGTGCGCGTGCGCGAGGCCACGATGGTCCCACCGGTGGCCGACGTGGTGCGCCGCATGCTCGAACGCCGCCACAACTCCGTCGTCGACTTCGAGATCACCATCCCCGAACTCCTCCTCAAGCAGGAGCAGCGGACCAAGACGATCTTCAACGTCGTCCTCGGCGCCATCGCCTCCATCTCGCTCATCGTCGGCGGGATCGGGATCATGAACATCATGCTCGCCTCGGTCCTCGAGCGCATTCGCGAAATCGGCGTGCGCCGCGCCATGGGGGCCACGCAGAAGGACATCCTCGCGCAGTTCCTCAGCGAAGCGGTGCTCATCTCGGTCGTGGGCGGCGTGGCGGGGATCCTCGTGGGCGGCGGTATCTCGATCGGCATCGAGCAGTTCGCCGGGATCCGCACGATCGTCTCGACGCTCTCGGTGATCGTGGCCTTCGGCGTCTCGTTCACCGTGGGGATCATCTTCGGCATCGTCCCGGCGCATCGCGCCGCACAGCAGGACCCCGTCGTCTGCCTGAGATACGAATGA
- a CDS encoding efflux RND transporter periplasmic adaptor subunit, translated as MSRLRSRWSLLVAVVVALGVPGAWLLARDSGGDDPAVVATVKRGPFRVVVTTSGELRAKKFVQIQGPSNMQQAEAYQTKIASIIPEGTVVKEGDVVAELDRSGVAAKMAEVNLALQKAQAQYEQAMLDSTLNLSKAREEMRSMDLALEEKKLAKEQAVYEAPTVKRQAEIDYEKATRALAQAKVDYKTKTEQAQAKMREVGADLERQRNRLKLMQDVMQGFSIRAPANGMLIYVKEWNGKKKVAGSQVGAWDPTVATLPDLSQMESITYVNEIDVRKIAVGQPVGLSLDSDPSKRLPGKVSGVANVGEQRPNADAKVFEVRVLLEQADTTLRPGMTTSNAVETLVIKDALFVPLESVVNEGGIPYVYKRDGAKVVRRQVETGAMNDDEVVITRGLAEGDRVLLSPPANAEELETVKLPGSGNVPPSKSGDSAAGARPVPVRPESTPPATTPNGAALQRPAAPAARKG; from the coding sequence ATGTCGCGTCTCCGCAGTCGCTGGTCCCTGCTTGTGGCCGTGGTGGTGGCGCTGGGTGTGCCGGGAGCGTGGCTGTTGGCTCGCGACTCCGGTGGCGACGATCCCGCCGTGGTCGCGACCGTCAAGCGCGGGCCGTTCCGTGTGGTCGTCACGACCTCCGGTGAGCTGCGCGCCAAGAAGTTCGTGCAGATCCAGGGGCCGTCCAACATGCAGCAGGCGGAGGCCTACCAGACGAAGATCGCCTCCATCATCCCCGAGGGAACGGTCGTGAAGGAGGGCGATGTGGTCGCGGAGCTCGACCGCTCCGGCGTCGCCGCCAAGATGGCCGAGGTGAACCTCGCGCTGCAGAAGGCCCAGGCGCAGTACGAGCAGGCGATGCTCGACTCCACGCTCAACCTGTCCAAGGCGCGCGAGGAGATGCGCTCGATGGACCTGGCGCTGGAGGAGAAGAAGCTGGCCAAGGAACAGGCGGTCTACGAGGCGCCCACGGTCAAGCGCCAGGCCGAGATCGACTACGAAAAGGCGACGCGCGCCCTCGCACAGGCCAAGGTCGACTACAAGACGAAAACCGAACAGGCCCAGGCCAAGATGCGGGAGGTCGGGGCCGACCTCGAGCGGCAGCGCAACCGGCTCAAGCTCATGCAGGACGTGATGCAGGGCTTCAGCATCCGCGCCCCGGCCAACGGGATGCTGATCTACGTGAAGGAGTGGAACGGGAAGAAGAAGGTCGCCGGCTCACAGGTGGGGGCATGGGATCCGACGGTCGCGACGCTCCCCGATCTCTCGCAGATGGAGTCGATCACCTACGTAAACGAGATCGACGTGCGGAAGATCGCCGTGGGGCAGCCGGTCGGTCTCTCGCTCGATTCCGACCCCAGCAAGCGCCTCCCCGGGAAGGTGTCGGGAGTGGCCAACGTCGGTGAGCAGCGCCCCAACGCCGACGCCAAGGTCTTCGAGGTCAGGGTCCTGCTCGAGCAGGCCGATACGACGCTGCGCCCGGGGATGACGACGTCCAACGCCGTCGAGACGCTCGTCATCAAGGACGCGCTCTTCGTCCCGCTCGAATCGGTGGTGAACGAGGGGGGCATCCCCTACGTCTACAAGCGCGACGGCGCGAAGGTGGTGCGCCGCCAGGTGGAGACAGGGGCGATGAACGATGACGAAGTCGTCATCACGCGCGGGCTCGCCGAGGGCGATCGTGTGCTGCTCTCCCCGCCGGCCAACGCCGAGGAACTCGAGACCGTGAAGCTCCCGGGGAGCGGGAACGTCCCACCGTCCAAGTCGGGCGACAGCGCCGCAGGGGCGCGCCCGGTCCCGGTACGCCCCGAGTCGACGCCCCCCGCGACAACGCCTAACGGCGCTGCACTGCAGCGCCCGGCGGCGCCGGCTGCCAGAAAGGGATAG
- a CDS encoding DUF3830 family protein, which produces MKPVVITVGPLRFTARFEHAKAPQTCAAFAARLPFEGDLIQARWSGESAWSPLGDLQLGVPVENATSHPSRGDILFYQAAVSESEILFPYGSTHFASKVGQLAGNHMLTLTSGHELLPELGRMVLWEGAQRIRFAFEEA; this is translated from the coding sequence ATGAAACCCGTCGTCATCACCGTCGGCCCGCTGCGCTTCACCGCCCGCTTCGAGCACGCCAAGGCGCCCCAGACCTGTGCGGCCTTCGCCGCCCGCCTCCCCTTCGAGGGTGACCTGATCCAGGCCCGCTGGAGTGGCGAGTCGGCGTGGTCACCGTTAGGCGACCTTCAGCTCGGCGTCCCGGTGGAAAACGCCACCTCCCACCCGTCGCGCGGCGACATCCTATTCTATCAGGCCGCGGTGAGCGAGTCGGAGATCCTCTTCCCGTATGGAAGCACCCACTTTGCCAGCAAGGTCGGGCAGCTCGCCGGAAACCACATGCTGACCCTGACCTCGGGGCACGAGCTGCTCCCGGAGCTCGGGCGCATGGTCCTGTGGGAAGGGGCGCAGCGGATTCGCTTCGCGTTCGAGGAGGCGTAG
- a CDS encoding VCBS repeat-containing protein, with protein MYSREVVALLAMSGLTVAAWLAPPRFTPVQPELFAAGGSFTNAWGDYDGDGDADLFVGFNGVANRLYRNDQGTFTDVAAAAGIADARPTRAAAWGDVDADGDPDLLVGFTPGAGGVLRLYRNVGGRFVDVTREVGVTIDSGAVRQPAFVDIDGDGDLDLYVAFRDKPNVLFRNESGHFADVAPSLGLADPRKSVGGTWFDMDGDGDLDLYQGNMDGDANALWRNDGARFTDIAAEAGVQWGGRPPNDKTKGTVRTCAADVNGDGRLDLVTANYGTNGLFLNRGNGRFEDVSAAWGVNIDSHFDTCALADFDNDGRIDLYVNGTVTGGKSYRDYLLRNTGTRFEDVTPDSIKALESDHGAQWHDFDGDGDADLALTGVQPTGMHHLLRNDLAAADGRRSLRVRVLDARGHATRAGATVRVSRNGKQLGAWVVDGGSGYDAQNDIPLLITLPSLAPVDLEVTAPSANGIARRRMRRVAPAQWAGRTLDIRLP; from the coding sequence ATGTACTCGCGTGAAGTGGTGGCGCTGCTGGCCATGTCGGGGCTGACCGTTGCGGCGTGGCTGGCGCCGCCGCGCTTCACGCCGGTGCAGCCGGAGCTGTTTGCGGCTGGCGGCTCCTTCACCAACGCGTGGGGGGACTACGACGGTGACGGCGACGCCGACCTCTTCGTGGGGTTCAACGGCGTCGCCAACCGGTTGTATCGCAACGACCAGGGGACGTTCACCGATGTCGCAGCGGCCGCCGGCATCGCCGACGCCCGCCCCACGCGCGCCGCCGCGTGGGGCGACGTGGATGCCGACGGCGATCCCGATCTCCTGGTCGGCTTCACCCCCGGCGCCGGCGGCGTGCTGCGCCTCTATCGCAACGTTGGCGGGCGCTTTGTCGACGTGACGCGCGAGGTGGGGGTCACGATCGACTCGGGGGCGGTGCGCCAGCCGGCCTTCGTCGACATCGATGGCGACGGCGACCTCGATCTCTACGTCGCCTTCCGCGACAAGCCCAACGTCCTCTTTCGCAATGAGAGCGGGCACTTTGCCGACGTCGCCCCCTCGTTAGGGCTGGCCGACCCGCGCAAGAGCGTCGGCGGCACCTGGTTCGACATGGACGGTGACGGCGACCTGGACCTGTACCAGGGGAACATGGACGGCGACGCCAACGCGCTCTGGCGCAACGACGGCGCGCGCTTCACCGACATCGCCGCCGAGGCGGGGGTGCAGTGGGGGGGCCGCCCGCCCAACGACAAGACCAAGGGGACGGTGCGTACCTGTGCGGCCGACGTGAACGGCGACGGACGGCTCGACCTCGTCACCGCCAACTACGGGACCAACGGGCTCTTCCTCAATCGCGGCAACGGGCGCTTCGAAGACGTCAGCGCGGCGTGGGGCGTCAACATCGATTCGCACTTCGATACCTGCGCCCTCGCCGATTTCGACAACGACGGCCGCATCGACCTGTATGTGAACGGCACGGTGACCGGCGGGAAGAGCTACCGCGACTACCTGCTGCGCAACACGGGGACGCGCTTCGAGGACGTGACGCCGGACTCGATCAAGGCACTGGAGTCGGACCACGGCGCGCAGTGGCACGACTTCGACGGCGACGGCGATGCGGACCTCGCCCTCACCGGCGTGCAGCCGACGGGGATGCACCACCTCCTGCGCAACGACCTCGCCGCCGCCGACGGCCGGCGTTCGCTGCGCGTGCGTGTGCTCGACGCGCGCGGCCACGCGACGCGCGCCGGCGCCACGGTGCGCGTCAGCCGCAACGGCAAACAACTCGGCGCCTGGGTGGTCGACGGCGGCTCGGGCTACGATGCACAGAACGACATTCCGCTCCTCATTACCCTCCCGTCGCTCGCCCCGGTCGACCTCGAAGTCACGGCGCCGTCGGCGAATGGGATCGCGCGTCGCCGCATGCGCCGCGTCGCGCCCGCGCAGTGGGCTGGGCGCACCCTCGACATCCGTCTCCCATGA
- a CDS encoding pyridoxamine 5'-phosphate oxidase family protein has protein sequence MARIALVGVLAGGVACLIAPGRASAQSASSAATREDAAREDAARRERAIRVARDIIKSARFAALITQDPTTGSAARTIDPAPPDSAMVVRFVTNPKSRKVRQLARDARVTLYYFDAKGMRYAAISGVAREVREAAKKEALWYAEWTPFYPQRERGAALFEVVPQRLEVVSEGDGVVGDSVTWAVPVVRFPPKGVRR, from the coding sequence ATGGCGCGCATTGCGCTGGTGGGTGTGCTCGCCGGTGGGGTGGCGTGCCTGATTGCGCCTGGGCGCGCGTCGGCGCAGTCCGCCTCGTCAGCCGCAACGCGGGAGGACGCGGCGCGGGAGGATGCGGCGCGTCGCGAGCGGGCAATTCGTGTCGCGCGCGACATCATCAAGTCGGCGCGCTTCGCCGCGCTCATCACGCAGGATCCAACGACGGGATCCGCCGCGCGCACGATCGACCCGGCCCCTCCTGACTCGGCGATGGTCGTCCGGTTCGTGACGAATCCCAAGTCGCGAAAGGTGCGGCAGTTGGCGCGGGATGCGCGGGTGACGCTCTACTACTTCGACGCGAAGGGGATGCGGTATGCCGCCATCAGCGGCGTCGCACGCGAAGTCCGCGAAGCCGCGAAGAAGGAAGCGCTGTGGTACGCCGAGTGGACGCCGTTCTATCCGCAGCGGGAGCGAGGGGCGGCGCTGTTCGAGGTCGTGCCGCAGCGGCTGGAGGTGGTGAGCGAGGGGGACGGCGTGGTGGGCGATTCGGTGACATGGGCGGTGCCGGTGGTGCGGTTTCCGCCGAAGGGGGTTCGCCGCTGA
- a CDS encoding aldo/keto reductase yields the protein MSAVVDRCELAPGLTIARALTGLWQIADMERDGRTIDLTATARAMAPYVDAGFTTFDMADHYGSAEVVSGIYRAQVAPGADVQLFTKWVPKPGPVSRADVRAAVERALERLQGRTIDLMQFHAWTFADPRWLDALFYLDELRAEGLIRHLGLTNFDTAHLRICLASGIPIVSNQVSFSLVDRRAAGQMAALCREHGVRILAYGTVQGGFLSDRWLSKPEPDWEHLDTWSQMKYGRFIRTAGGWEPFQRLLHALHGVATRHGVSIANVASRWVLEQPAVGGVIIGARLGASAHVDDNLRLFSFALTAQDTAEIEAATSAMAMIPGDCGDEYRKPPYLTASGDLSHHLEDFPSPYLVKDGADGRRICLSGTSWETKYGYSRAVRHGNRILVSGTTASHGDRLIGGTDAAAQAHFVIDKIEGALRSLGARLDDVVRTRVFTSKLEHWEAIARAHGERFGAILPANTLVRAELVGEEFLVEMEAEAVVGGG from the coding sequence ATGAGCGCTGTCGTCGACCGCTGCGAGCTGGCCCCCGGCCTCACCATCGCCCGCGCCCTCACCGGGCTCTGGCAAATCGCCGACATGGAGCGCGACGGGCGCACCATCGACCTCACGGCGACCGCCAGGGCGATGGCCCCCTACGTCGACGCCGGCTTCACCACCTTCGACATGGCCGACCACTACGGCTCGGCCGAGGTGGTGTCGGGGATCTATCGCGCGCAGGTGGCTCCCGGCGCCGACGTGCAGCTCTTCACCAAGTGGGTCCCCAAGCCGGGCCCCGTGTCACGCGCCGACGTGCGCGCCGCGGTGGAGCGCGCGCTCGAACGGCTGCAGGGGCGCACGATCGACCTCATGCAGTTCCACGCCTGGACCTTCGCCGACCCCCGCTGGCTCGACGCCCTCTTCTACCTCGACGAATTGCGCGCCGAGGGACTCATCCGGCACCTGGGGCTCACCAACTTCGACACCGCGCACCTGCGCATCTGCCTGGCGAGCGGGATCCCGATCGTCTCCAACCAGGTCTCCTTCTCCCTAGTCGACCGGCGCGCTGCGGGGCAGATGGCGGCGCTCTGTCGCGAGCATGGGGTGAGGATCCTGGCCTACGGAACGGTGCAGGGGGGCTTTCTCTCCGACCGCTGGTTGAGCAAGCCGGAGCCCGACTGGGAGCACCTCGACACCTGGTCGCAGATGAAGTACGGGCGCTTCATCCGCACCGCTGGCGGGTGGGAGCCGTTCCAGCGTCTGCTACATGCGCTTCACGGCGTCGCCACGCGACACGGCGTCTCGATCGCCAACGTGGCGTCGCGCTGGGTGCTGGAGCAGCCCGCCGTGGGTGGCGTCATCATCGGCGCGCGGCTCGGCGCCAGCGCGCACGTGGACGACAATCTGCGTCTCTTCTCCTTCGCGCTCACGGCGCAGGACACGGCGGAGATCGAAGCGGCGACGAGTGCGATGGCGATGATCCCCGGCGACTGCGGCGACGAGTATCGCAAGCCGCCGTATCTCACCGCCTCCGGCGACCTGAGTCATCACCTCGAGGACTTCCCGTCGCCGTATCTCGTGAAGGATGGCGCCGACGGGCGGCGCATCTGCCTGAGCGGGACGTCGTGGGAGACGAAGTACGGGTACTCGCGAGCCGTCAGACACGGGAACCGGATCCTCGTGTCGGGGACGACGGCGTCGCACGGCGATCGGTTGATCGGGGGGACCGACGCCGCGGCGCAGGCGCACTTCGTCATCGACAAGATCGAGGGGGCGCTGCGCTCGCTCGGCGCGCGCCTCGACGACGTGGTGCGCACGCGCGTCTTCACCTCGAAGCTGGAGCACTGGGAGGCGATCGCTCGCGCCCACGGCGAGCGGTTCGGGGCGATTCTCCCGGCCAATACGCTCGTGCGGGCGGAGTTGGTGGGGGAGGAGTTCCTCGTGGAGATGGAAGCGGAAGCGGTTGTGGGGGGAGGGTGA
- a CDS encoding ankyrin repeat domain-containing protein, with amino-acid sequence MKRAVLIVLVLEGLALVAMVVASRSEGTDAAGRGLATAYLLAFAAPVVLAAIAYAAGFWRVAGALALILPVTLAVLWFGRASGGRGPDAAIAVSRESDDWFGNPRVSALLAALASPDAAALEPFRGQKALLNALSTDSSRSVLTFAARQFPGSVGTLIELGADPNLTPPHGLHPVISALDDEPMVLRQLLANGANPNAELRAGQPALQQALERSKREHALLLVDGGASVDSVDRLGRTPLYSAVDNHAWTVALRLLEKGADPARAANNGTTVKSLLEQPDWTAWHDDPPFQALVAALRTRGVAVALPAKR; translated from the coding sequence ATGAAGCGCGCGGTCCTCATCGTGCTCGTGTTGGAGGGGCTCGCCCTCGTGGCGATGGTCGTCGCCTCACGCAGCGAAGGGACCGACGCCGCCGGCCGTGGCCTCGCCACCGCCTACCTCCTCGCCTTTGCCGCGCCGGTCGTGCTCGCCGCGATCGCTTACGCCGCCGGGTTCTGGCGCGTCGCGGGGGCCCTCGCCCTCATCCTTCCCGTGACGCTCGCCGTGCTCTGGTTCGGTCGCGCGAGCGGGGGGAGAGGGCCCGACGCGGCGATCGCCGTGAGTCGGGAGAGCGACGACTGGTTCGGCAACCCGCGCGTCTCGGCGCTCCTCGCGGCGCTGGCGTCACCCGACGCGGCGGCGCTCGAACCGTTCCGCGGCCAGAAGGCGCTCCTCAACGCGCTCAGCACCGACAGCTCGCGCTCCGTGCTCACCTTCGCCGCGCGGCAGTTCCCGGGGAGCGTGGGGACATTGATCGAGCTCGGGGCCGATCCCAACCTCACGCCGCCGCACGGGCTGCACCCGGTCATTTCGGCGCTCGACGACGAACCGATGGTCCTGCGCCAGCTCCTGGCCAACGGCGCCAACCCCAACGCCGAGTTGCGCGCGGGGCAACCGGCGCTGCAGCAGGCGCTGGAGCGCAGCAAGCGCGAACACGCGCTGCTCCTGGTGGACGGTGGTGCATCCGTCGATTCGGTCGACCGGCTGGGACGCACACCGCTCTACTCGGCCGTCGACAACCACGCGTGGACGGTCGCCCTACGGCTGCTGGAGAAAGGCGCTGACCCCGCGCGCGCCGCCAACAACGGAACGACGGTCAAGTCGCTGCTCGAACAGCCCGACTGGACGGCGTGGCACGACGACCCGCCGTTTCAGGCGCTGGTGGCGGCGCTCCGGACGCGCGGAGTCGCCGTCGCCCTTCCGGCGAAACGCTAA